A section of the Salvelinus fontinalis isolate EN_2023a chromosome 33, ASM2944872v1, whole genome shotgun sequence genome encodes:
- the psmd8 gene encoding 26S proteasome non-ATPase regulatory subunit 8 isoform X1, with protein MASVLKETAGLYETLKTEWNKKNPNLNKCGEILSKLKISLLELNFLPTTGTKLTKQQLILARDVLEIGALWAILKKDIPSFERYMAQLKCYYFDYKDELPESAYMHQLLGLNLLFLLSQNRVSEFHTELERLTAKDIQTNVYIRHPVSLEQYLMEGSYNKVFLAKGNIPAESYTFFIDILLDTIRDEIAGCIEKAYKQIQFNEATRVLFFSSPNNMTEYANKRGWTQSPSSYESCLCYSGAGPRASRRIKVVCVTAGLDPEPLVVLTLSVLQRGWTQSLSSY; from the exons ATGGCGTCTGTATTGAAAGAGACCGCGGGGCTATATGAAACATTGAAAACGGAATGGAACAAGAAAAATCCAAATCTGAACAAATGTGGAGAAATTTTGAGCAAGCTCAAG ATCTCGTTATTGGAGTTAAACTTCTTACCAACGACTGGAACTAAGCTCACCAAACAGCAGCTTATTTTAGCTC GTGATGTTCTGGAGATCGGGGCTCTGTGGGCTATCCTGAAGAAGGACATCCCTTCCTTTGAGAGATACATGGCCCAGCTCAAATGTTACTACTTTGATTACAA GGATGAGTTGCCAGAGTCGGCCTACATGCACCAGCTGCTGGGTCTGAACCTCCTCTTCCTGCTGTCCCAGAACCGTGTGTCAGAGTTCCACACAGAGCTGGAGAGGCTGACTGCTAAAGACATCCAGACCAATGTCTACATCCGCCACCCTGTCTCCTTAGAGCAG TACCTGATGGAGGGAAGTTACAACAAGGTGTTTCTGGCCAAAGGAAACATCCCTGCTGAGAGCTACACCTTCTTCATAGACATTCTGCTAGACACCATCCG TGATGAGATTGCTGGGTGCATAGAGAAGGCTTATAAACAGATTCAGTTCAACGAAGCTACCAGAGTCCTTTTCTTCTCCTCCCCAAACAACATGACAGAGTATGCCAACAAG CGGGGCTGGACCCAGAGCCCCTCGTCATATGAAAGTTGTCTGTGTTACAGCGGGGCTGGACCCAGAGCCTCTCGTCGTATTAAAGTTGTCTGTGTTACAGCGGGGCTGGACCCAGAGCCTCTCGTCGTATTAACGTTGTCTGTGTTACAGCGGGGCTGGACCCAGAGCCTCTCGTCGTATTAA
- the psmd8 gene encoding 26S proteasome non-ATPase regulatory subunit 8 isoform X2, with product MASVLKETAGLYETLKTEWNKKNPNLNKCGEILSKLKISLLELNFLPTTGTKLTKQQLILARDVLEIGALWAILKKDIPSFERYMAQLKCYYFDYKDELPESAYMHQLLGLNLLFLLSQNRVSEFHTELERLTAKDIQTNVYIRHPVSLEQYLMEGSYNKVFLAKGNIPAESYTFFIDILLDTIRDEIAGCIEKAYKQIQFNEATRVLFFSSPNNMTEYANKRGWTQSPDDYYSFSSQQQRTEEVNIPSTELATQVIEYARQLEMIV from the exons ATGGCGTCTGTATTGAAAGAGACCGCGGGGCTATATGAAACATTGAAAACGGAATGGAACAAGAAAAATCCAAATCTGAACAAATGTGGAGAAATTTTGAGCAAGCTCAAG ATCTCGTTATTGGAGTTAAACTTCTTACCAACGACTGGAACTAAGCTCACCAAACAGCAGCTTATTTTAGCTC GTGATGTTCTGGAGATCGGGGCTCTGTGGGCTATCCTGAAGAAGGACATCCCTTCCTTTGAGAGATACATGGCCCAGCTCAAATGTTACTACTTTGATTACAA GGATGAGTTGCCAGAGTCGGCCTACATGCACCAGCTGCTGGGTCTGAACCTCCTCTTCCTGCTGTCCCAGAACCGTGTGTCAGAGTTCCACACAGAGCTGGAGAGGCTGACTGCTAAAGACATCCAGACCAATGTCTACATCCGCCACCCTGTCTCCTTAGAGCAG TACCTGATGGAGGGAAGTTACAACAAGGTGTTTCTGGCCAAAGGAAACATCCCTGCTGAGAGCTACACCTTCTTCATAGACATTCTGCTAGACACCATCCG TGATGAGATTGCTGGGTGCATAGAGAAGGCTTATAAACAGATTCAGTTCAACGAAGCTACCAGAGTCCTTTTCTTCTCCTCCCCAAACAACATGACAGAGTATGCCAACAAG CGGGGCTGGACCCAGAGCCCAGATGACTACTACTCGTTCAGCAGCCAACAGCAGAGGACAGAGGAAGTCAACATCCCCTCCACCGAGCTGGCTACGCAGGTCATCGAATATGCACGGCAGCTGGAGATGATTGTGTAG